From one Myxococcus xanthus genomic stretch:
- a CDS encoding D-alanine--D-alanine ligase, translated as MTPNRGAFTKDELKQKRVGVLLGGMSAERDVSLRTGEAVSGALRGLGYDVVEIDVGRDLPARLAAEKVDVAWLAVHGRYGEDGCLQGLLESLFIPYTGSGVLASALGMDKVYAKQVYVAHGIPTPAYRSFKDAASALAAADSLPFPFPVVVKPSREGSSVGVHICKTRDAYEAAVTDAAKYAGTLLVEQFVKGREVQGGVLDDEALGVIEVRAAREFYDYDAKYKAGTGTQYLFPAPLPPDQYARVNEVCLAAHQALGCSGGSRSDVIVTDGGDVFLLETNTLPGMTASSLLPKIAAGRGIDFPALCERLLLGACLKA; from the coding sequence GTGACTCCGAACCGCGGTGCCTTCACGAAGGACGAGCTCAAGCAGAAGCGTGTCGGTGTACTGTTGGGCGGAATGTCCGCGGAGCGCGACGTGTCCCTGCGCACCGGTGAGGCCGTCTCCGGGGCGCTGCGCGGGCTGGGCTACGACGTGGTGGAGATTGACGTGGGCCGGGATTTGCCCGCGCGTCTGGCGGCGGAGAAGGTGGACGTGGCGTGGCTGGCCGTCCACGGGCGTTATGGCGAGGACGGCTGTCTCCAGGGACTGCTGGAGTCGCTCTTCATTCCTTATACCGGCAGCGGCGTGCTGGCCTCCGCGCTGGGCATGGACAAGGTGTACGCCAAGCAGGTCTACGTGGCCCACGGCATCCCCACGCCCGCGTACCGTTCCTTTAAGGACGCCGCGTCGGCGCTGGCGGCGGCGGACAGCCTGCCCTTCCCGTTTCCAGTGGTGGTGAAGCCCAGCCGCGAAGGCAGCAGCGTGGGCGTGCACATCTGCAAGACGCGGGACGCCTACGAGGCCGCGGTGACGGACGCGGCGAAGTACGCGGGCACCCTGCTGGTGGAGCAGTTCGTCAAGGGACGCGAAGTGCAGGGTGGCGTGCTGGACGATGAGGCCCTGGGCGTCATCGAGGTACGCGCCGCGCGCGAGTTCTACGACTATGACGCGAAGTACAAGGCGGGCACCGGCACGCAGTACCTCTTCCCCGCGCCCCTTCCTCCGGATCAGTATGCGCGGGTGAACGAGGTGTGCCTGGCCGCGCACCAGGCCCTGGGGTGTAGCGGGGGCTCGCGGTCGGACGTCATCGTCACCGACGGAGGCGATGTGTTCCTGCTGGAAACCAACACGCTGCCGGGCATGACGGCCTCGAGCCTCTTGCCCAAGATTGCCGCGGGGCGCGGTATCGACTTTCCCGCCCTGTGTGAGCGCCTGCTGCTGGGCGCGTGTCTCAAGGCCTGA
- the murC gene encoding UDP-N-acetylmuramate--L-alanine ligase, producing MTRNKPPSLFKTRHAAQVHFVGLGGIGMSGIAEVLLNLGYRVSGSDLRESDITRRLVRMGATFFEGHRAQNLIQADVVVISSAVRKDNPEVVAARQRKIPVIPRAEMLAELMRLKYAVAVAGSHGKTTTTSMVATVLSAAGLDPTAVVGGKVNVLDSNAKLGKSELMVVEADESDGSFLHLHPSIAIVTNIDPEHMDHYGDLDTLQSAFVEFCNRVPFYGLNVLCLDNPNVQALLPRIEKRFVTYGSSHMADYRLENIQLDGFTTRFNAYRREESLGEFRVRMVGAHNAFNALAVIAVAEEMDIPLETVRESLAEFGGVQRRFTVRGEAQGITVVDDYGHHPTEVLATLAGARRAFGRRVVVAFQPHRYTRTHDLMKEFTTSFNDSDVLFVTSVYAAGEERIHGATGDALADAVRAHGHRDVTFVEKRTDLPAALLPRLREGDLVLTLGAGDITHVGPELLELLRTTPLAKD from the coding sequence GTGACACGTAACAAGCCCCCCAGCCTCTTCAAGACGCGCCATGCGGCGCAGGTCCACTTCGTGGGGCTCGGTGGTATCGGCATGAGCGGCATCGCCGAGGTGCTGCTGAACCTGGGCTACCGGGTGTCCGGCTCAGACTTGCGCGAGAGCGACATCACCCGGCGCCTGGTGCGCATGGGCGCGACCTTCTTCGAAGGCCACCGCGCGCAGAACCTGATTCAGGCGGACGTGGTGGTGATTTCCTCCGCGGTGCGCAAGGACAACCCGGAGGTGGTCGCCGCCCGGCAGCGGAAGATTCCCGTCATCCCCCGCGCGGAGATGCTCGCGGAGTTGATGCGCCTGAAGTACGCGGTCGCCGTGGCCGGCAGTCACGGGAAGACGACGACGACGTCCATGGTGGCCACCGTGCTGAGCGCGGCGGGGCTGGACCCGACGGCGGTGGTGGGCGGCAAGGTGAACGTGCTCGACTCCAACGCCAAGCTGGGCAAGAGCGAGCTGATGGTGGTGGAGGCCGACGAGAGCGACGGCAGCTTCCTCCACCTGCATCCGTCCATTGCCATCGTCACCAACATCGACCCGGAGCACATGGACCACTACGGCGACCTGGACACGCTCCAGTCCGCCTTCGTGGAGTTCTGCAACCGGGTGCCGTTCTACGGCCTCAACGTGCTGTGCCTGGACAACCCCAACGTCCAGGCGCTGCTGCCGCGCATCGAGAAGCGCTTCGTCACCTACGGCAGCTCGCACATGGCGGACTACCGGCTGGAGAACATCCAACTGGACGGCTTCACCACGCGCTTCAACGCCTATCGCCGGGAGGAGTCGCTGGGCGAGTTCCGCGTGCGGATGGTGGGCGCGCACAACGCCTTCAACGCGCTGGCCGTCATCGCCGTGGCGGAGGAGATGGACATCCCGCTGGAGACGGTCCGCGAGTCGCTGGCCGAGTTCGGCGGCGTGCAGCGGCGCTTCACCGTGCGCGGCGAAGCCCAGGGCATCACCGTGGTGGACGACTACGGGCACCACCCCACGGAAGTGCTGGCCACGCTGGCCGGCGCGCGGCGGGCCTTCGGACGCCGGGTGGTGGTGGCCTTCCAGCCGCACCGCTACACGCGCACGCATGACCTGATGAAGGAGTTCACCACCTCCTTCAATGATTCGGACGTGCTCTTCGTCACCAGCGTCTACGCGGCGGGTGAGGAGCGCATCCATGGCGCCACGGGAGACGCACTGGCGGACGCCGTCCGCGCCCACGGCCACCGCGACGTCACGTTCGTGGAGAAGCGCACCGACCTACCGGCGGCGCTGCTGCCGCGTCTGCGCGAGGGTGACCTGGTGCTGACGCTGGGAGCGGGTGACATCACCCACGTGGGGCCGGAGTTGCTCGAGCTGCTTCGCACCACCCCCCTGGCGAAGGACTAG
- the murB gene encoding UDP-N-acetylmuramate dehydrogenase yields MVEAGVKTALAARVESLGGCEVKAGEPLAPLTSVRAGGAAEALVRPRSPDALVALLKLAREEGVPVSILGGGANTLVGDGGVPGLTLKLPGDLFPEVADVGPEEGRLTLGAGAAIVRLINVMRAHALVGAEFLAGIPGTLGGAVSMNAGTKNGEAFRVIEAVEVATADGVGWLTKAQVPYSYRHSELPPGGVVTRVRFALRKGDVVASKAVMDADLGYRKRTQPLSQPNFGSVFTNPPGDHAGRLIELAGLKGYSLGRAQVSTLHANWIVNLGGATARDVLGLVTLMQQRVLEQSGVDMKPEVKRLGDFL; encoded by the coding sequence ATGGTGGAAGCAGGCGTGAAGACGGCGCTGGCGGCTCGCGTGGAGTCGCTGGGCGGCTGCGAGGTGAAGGCGGGCGAACCGCTGGCGCCTCTCACCAGCGTCCGGGCCGGCGGCGCCGCGGAAGCCCTGGTGCGCCCGCGTTCGCCAGACGCCCTGGTGGCGCTGCTGAAGCTGGCGCGTGAAGAGGGTGTCCCCGTTTCGATTCTGGGCGGCGGCGCCAACACGCTGGTGGGCGACGGCGGGGTGCCCGGCCTGACGCTGAAGCTGCCAGGAGACCTCTTTCCGGAGGTGGCCGACGTGGGCCCCGAGGAAGGGCGGCTCACCCTGGGGGCGGGGGCGGCCATCGTCCGCCTCATCAATGTCATGCGGGCCCACGCGCTGGTGGGCGCGGAGTTCCTGGCCGGCATCCCCGGCACGCTGGGCGGCGCGGTGTCGATGAACGCCGGCACCAAGAACGGCGAAGCCTTTCGCGTCATCGAGGCGGTGGAAGTGGCCACGGCGGACGGGGTGGGGTGGCTGACGAAGGCACAGGTGCCGTATTCCTACCGTCACTCCGAATTGCCGCCGGGCGGCGTCGTCACCCGGGTGCGTTTCGCGCTGCGCAAGGGGGACGTGGTGGCCTCCAAGGCCGTCATGGACGCTGACCTGGGTTACCGGAAACGGACACAGCCGCTCAGTCAGCCCAACTTCGGCAGCGTCTTCACCAACCCGCCGGGCGACCATGCCGGACGGCTCATTGAACTGGCGGGCCTGAAAGGGTACTCGCTGGGGCGCGCGCAGGTGTCCACCCTGCACGCCAACTGGATTGTGAACCTGGGCGGTGCCACCGCCCGCGACGTGCTGGGACTCGTCACCCTCATGCAGCAGCGGGTGCTCGAGCAGTCCGGCGTTGACATGAAACCCGAAGTCAAGCGCCTGGGAGACTTCCTGTGA
- the murG gene encoding undecaprenyldiphospho-muramoylpentapeptide beta-N-acetylglucosaminyltransferase, protein MMKVLIAGGGTGGHLFPGIALAEEVVTRHHRNEVVFVGTERGIESRVVPKEGYPLELVKVQGLKGKGFLSLLKALFALPLAFIESFRILARQKPDVVVGVGGYASGPVVMAAWLMGIPTAIQEQNALPGFTNKVLGRIVRVVFIAFEEARAFFPEKKVQLIGNPIRRKLMDNYLRSHVAHERFSVLVFGGSLGARGINQRMTEALDSLGDLKDSLHFVHQTGKNDLESVRKGYADKGFQAEVVEFIDDMSSAYARADLVVCRAGATTLAELTVCKKASILIPFPHATDDHQAVNARALVDAGAALMFRESELTGEKLAQTVRELKSHPERLKSMEKKAGLLGRPEAAKELADVCVDLMVQTWGPNGRERTPIEAEKKAPRSNS, encoded by the coding sequence ATGATGAAGGTGCTCATCGCGGGTGGGGGCACGGGCGGACATCTCTTTCCGGGCATCGCCCTGGCGGAAGAGGTGGTGACACGGCATCACCGCAACGAGGTTGTCTTCGTGGGCACCGAGCGCGGCATCGAGTCGCGCGTGGTGCCGAAGGAAGGTTATCCGCTGGAGCTGGTGAAGGTGCAGGGCCTCAAGGGCAAGGGCTTCTTGTCCCTGCTCAAGGCGCTCTTCGCGCTGCCGCTGGCCTTCATCGAGTCCTTTCGCATCCTCGCCCGGCAGAAGCCGGATGTGGTGGTGGGCGTGGGTGGCTACGCCAGCGGGCCGGTGGTGATGGCCGCGTGGCTGATGGGCATCCCCACCGCCATCCAGGAGCAGAACGCGCTGCCCGGCTTCACCAACAAGGTGCTGGGCCGCATCGTGCGCGTGGTGTTCATCGCCTTCGAGGAAGCGCGCGCCTTCTTCCCGGAGAAGAAGGTCCAGCTCATCGGCAACCCCATCCGCCGCAAGCTGATGGACAACTACCTGCGCAGCCACGTCGCGCACGAGCGCTTCTCCGTGCTCGTTTTCGGCGGCAGCCTGGGTGCGCGGGGCATCAACCAGCGGATGACGGAAGCGCTGGATTCGCTGGGCGACCTGAAGGACAGCCTGCACTTCGTCCACCAGACGGGGAAGAACGACCTGGAGTCGGTGCGCAAGGGCTACGCGGACAAGGGCTTCCAGGCGGAGGTGGTCGAGTTCATCGACGACATGTCCAGCGCCTATGCCCGCGCGGACCTCGTCGTCTGTCGCGCCGGCGCGACGACCCTCGCGGAGCTGACCGTCTGTAAGAAGGCCAGCATCCTGATTCCCTTCCCGCACGCCACGGACGACCACCAGGCCGTCAACGCGCGGGCGTTGGTGGATGCTGGCGCGGCGCTGATGTTTCGCGAGTCGGAGCTCACCGGGGAAAAGCTGGCGCAGACGGTGCGTGAGCTGAAGAGCCACCCGGAGCGCCTCAAGAGCATGGAGAAGAAGGCGGGCCTGTTGGGCCGTCCCGAGGCCGCCAAGGAACTGGCGGACGTGTGCGTGGACCTGATGGTCCAGACGTGGGGCCCCAACGGCCGCGAGCGTACCCCCATCGAAGCCGAGAAGAAGGCCCCCAGGAGCAATTCGTGA
- the ftsA gene encoding cell division protein FtsA: MAKQKSGEIIVGLDIGTTKICAIVGELTDSGIDIIGIGTHPSKGLRKGVVVNIEATVSSIRRAVEEAELMAGAEISHVYTGIAGGHIKGFNSQGIVAVKDKEVREADIARVIDAAKAVAIPLDREVIHVLPQEFIIDDQGGIKEPLGMAGVRLEAKVHIVTGAVSSAQNIVKCANRTGLNVSDIVLQPLASAEAVLGEDEKELGVCLVDIGGGTTDIAIFSGGSIVHTAVIALGGNNLTSDIAIGLRTPAHEAERIKQKYGCALSSLINKDDTIEVPSVGGRHPRVLGRQILCEILEPRVEEIFQLVHREIQKCGYEDLLASGVVITGGSTLLAGMPELAEEVLGLPVRRGMPRGIGGLVDVVKSPMYATGVGLVVYGARHLDRRMFRIREENVYKKVKGRMREWLEEIF; the protein is encoded by the coding sequence ATGGCGAAGCAGAAGTCGGGGGAGATCATCGTCGGCCTCGACATCGGCACGACGAAGATCTGCGCCATCGTCGGAGAGCTGACCGACAGCGGCATCGACATCATCGGTATCGGTACGCATCCGTCGAAGGGTCTGCGCAAGGGCGTGGTGGTGAACATCGAGGCGACCGTCTCTTCCATCCGCCGCGCGGTGGAAGAAGCGGAGCTCATGGCGGGGGCGGAGATTTCCCACGTCTACACGGGCATCGCCGGAGGCCACATCAAGGGCTTCAATTCCCAGGGCATCGTCGCCGTCAAGGACAAGGAGGTCCGCGAGGCGGACATCGCCCGGGTCATTGACGCGGCCAAGGCCGTGGCGATTCCGCTGGACCGGGAGGTCATCCATGTCCTCCCGCAGGAGTTCATCATCGACGACCAGGGCGGCATCAAGGAGCCCCTGGGCATGGCGGGCGTCCGGCTGGAGGCCAAGGTCCATATCGTCACCGGCGCGGTGTCCAGCGCGCAGAACATCGTCAAGTGCGCCAACCGCACCGGGCTCAATGTCTCCGACATCGTCCTCCAGCCGCTGGCCAGCGCGGAGGCGGTGCTGGGCGAGGACGAGAAGGAGCTGGGCGTGTGCCTCGTCGACATCGGCGGCGGCACCACGGACATCGCCATCTTCTCCGGCGGCTCCATCGTCCACACGGCGGTGATTGCGCTGGGCGGCAACAACCTCACCAGCGACATCGCCATTGGCCTGCGCACCCCCGCGCACGAGGCCGAGCGCATCAAGCAGAAGTACGGCTGCGCGCTGTCGTCGCTCATCAACAAGGACGACACCATTGAAGTGCCCAGCGTTGGGGGCCGTCATCCCCGCGTGCTCGGGCGGCAGATTCTCTGCGAAATACTGGAGCCGCGCGTGGAGGAGATCTTCCAGCTCGTGCACCGCGAAATCCAGAAGTGCGGCTACGAGGACCTGCTGGCCTCGGGCGTGGTGATTACGGGTGGCTCTACGCTGCTGGCCGGCATGCCGGAGCTGGCCGAGGAAGTGCTGGGCCTGCCCGTCCGCCGCGGCATGCCGCGCGGCATTGGCGGTCTGGTGGATGTGGTGAAGAGCCCCATGTACGCCACCGGCGTGGGCCTGGTTGTCTACGGCGCCCGCCACCTGGACCGGCGCATGTTCCGCATCCGCGAGGAGAACGTGTACAAGAAGGTGAAGGGCCGCATGCGCGAGTGGCTCGAGGAAATCTTCTGA
- a CDS encoding cell division protein FtsQ/DivIB has translation MAFGKSKNRRRQDAAQQKEAVRGAVRSHGPGVLKVLGLTLGTGLLVWGGVALREWALTSPRFELEAVSFSGLQRASRVELLRLAALTKGQNLWTLDVDALERAMHQHPWLRTVEVTRRFPNRVSVEVTEHVPVAMAVLGELYVLDEEGEPFKRVTPGDGLDLPLVTGLDREGYVADPAVARERLRSALTVASAYARLSPEKAEQLSEVRLEALSLALVTASGQEVRLGEGDSEVKLQRLARVRRELGARGLAAEIIHLDNRARPGWVAVKISSPASERSGASMR, from the coding sequence ATGGCCTTCGGTAAATCCAAGAACCGCCGCCGTCAGGACGCCGCCCAGCAGAAAGAGGCGGTCCGGGGCGCGGTGCGCTCGCACGGGCCGGGCGTGCTCAAGGTGCTGGGGCTGACCCTGGGCACCGGGCTGCTGGTGTGGGGTGGGGTGGCGCTGCGGGAGTGGGCGCTGACGTCGCCGCGCTTCGAACTGGAGGCGGTGTCCTTCTCCGGCCTCCAGCGCGCCTCCCGGGTGGAGCTGCTGCGGCTGGCGGCGCTGACGAAGGGGCAGAACCTGTGGACGCTGGACGTGGACGCGCTGGAGCGCGCCATGCACCAGCACCCCTGGCTGCGCACGGTGGAGGTGACGCGTCGCTTCCCCAACCGCGTGTCGGTGGAGGTGACGGAGCACGTGCCGGTGGCGATGGCGGTGCTGGGGGAGCTGTACGTCCTGGACGAGGAGGGCGAGCCCTTCAAGCGGGTGACGCCCGGGGACGGACTGGACCTGCCCCTGGTGACGGGCCTGGACCGGGAAGGTTATGTGGCGGACCCGGCGGTGGCGCGGGAGCGCCTCCGTTCGGCGCTGACGGTGGCCAGCGCGTACGCGCGGCTGTCACCCGAGAAGGCCGAACAGTTGTCGGAGGTCCGCCTGGAGGCGCTGAGCCTGGCGCTGGTGACGGCGTCCGGGCAGGAAGTGCGCCTGGGTGAAGGAGATTCAGAGGTCAAGCTGCAGCGTCTTGCCCGTGTCCGGCGCGAACTGGGTGCGAGGGGGCTTGCAGCGGAGATCATTCACCTGGATAACCGTGCCCGGCCCGGCTGGGTGGCGGTGAAGATTTCGAGCCCCGCGTCCGAGAGGAGCGGGGCTTCGATGCGGTAA
- the ftsW gene encoding putative lipid II flippase FtsW — protein sequence MKNPSPPSSALVRFDPVLLCAVLGLVSFGLVMVYSASAVLAQDKLGDSLYFLKRQLVAAGLGLGAMAVAMKVGWRRLARWAYPLLLAAIVLLVLVNIPGIGSTAGGARRWIRLPGFGLQPAEVAKFAWVVYLSYSLAKKREKVAKFSVGFVPHLALCGILVLLCMMQPDFGSSVLLVFMLFVLLFAAGAKLSYLVGMVLLALPLAYVAIASSPYRMKRILAFMDPWAHRHDVGYQVAESLMSIGSGGVVGLGLGDGRQKLFFLPEAHTDFIFSIIAEETGLIGVGLLVVLYGVVLWRGVRASLAAGETFGTYLGLGISSIIAFQAAVNMCVAMGLLPTKGLTLPFVSYGGSSLVVLMGAAGVLLSLSANTQGVARPSRVGTDMREVAA from the coding sequence ATGAAGAACCCTTCTCCTCCGTCCTCCGCCCTCGTGCGCTTCGACCCGGTGCTGCTTTGCGCGGTGCTCGGGCTCGTGAGTTTCGGGCTGGTGATGGTGTACTCGGCCAGCGCGGTGCTGGCGCAGGACAAGCTGGGCGACAGCCTCTACTTCCTCAAGCGCCAGCTCGTCGCCGCGGGCCTGGGGCTGGGTGCCATGGCCGTGGCCATGAAGGTCGGCTGGCGCCGGCTGGCGCGCTGGGCCTATCCGCTGCTGCTGGCGGCCATCGTCCTGTTGGTGCTGGTGAACATCCCCGGCATCGGCAGCACGGCGGGTGGCGCGCGGCGGTGGATTCGCCTGCCGGGCTTTGGCCTGCAGCCGGCGGAGGTGGCGAAGTTCGCCTGGGTCGTCTACCTGTCCTACTCGCTGGCGAAGAAGCGGGAGAAGGTGGCGAAGTTCTCCGTGGGCTTCGTTCCGCACCTCGCGCTGTGCGGCATCCTGGTGTTGCTTTGTATGATGCAGCCCGACTTCGGCAGCAGCGTGCTGCTGGTGTTCATGCTCTTCGTGCTGCTGTTCGCGGCCGGCGCGAAGCTGAGCTACCTGGTCGGCATGGTGCTGCTGGCGTTGCCCCTGGCCTACGTGGCCATTGCCTCCAGTCCGTACCGCATGAAGCGCATCCTGGCCTTCATGGACCCGTGGGCGCACCGGCATGACGTGGGCTACCAGGTGGCCGAGTCGCTGATGTCCATCGGTTCGGGTGGCGTGGTGGGCCTGGGCCTGGGCGACGGACGGCAGAAGCTCTTCTTCCTGCCGGAAGCCCACACTGACTTCATCTTCTCCATCATCGCCGAGGAGACGGGCCTCATTGGCGTGGGCCTGCTGGTGGTGCTGTACGGCGTCGTGCTGTGGCGCGGCGTCCGGGCCAGCCTGGCGGCGGGGGAGACGTTCGGAACGTACCTGGGGCTGGGCATCAGCTCCATCATCGCGTTCCAGGCCGCGGTCAACATGTGCGTGGCCATGGGGTTGCTGCCGACGAAGGGCCTGACGCTGCCCTTCGTGTCGTACGGAGGTTCGTCGCTGGTGGTGTTGATGGGTGCGGCTGGAGTGCTGTTGTCGTTGAGCGCGAACACCCAGGGGGTCGCGAGGCCCAGCCGGGTGGGAACCGACATGCGGGAGGTGGCGGCATGA